A single genomic interval of Helianthus annuus cultivar XRQ/B chromosome 13, HanXRQr2.0-SUNRISE, whole genome shotgun sequence harbors:
- the LOC110897949 gene encoding zinc finger CCHC domain-containing protein 10, producing MSDKMKAAALSATKGLSRVQAERAAENAARNVNAYGQKEEGPSRWQEKKEAKTQMYLNSTEKQPTLNQKRCQKCRQTGHWTYECQKPAPEIPKPESGLPVSHGLGGASIKKDEKAEKSLKKKTEKHSKHKHRKRKHRSRSRSSSESSDSESDDDRRRKRKRHSRRSKGSR from the coding sequence ATGTCTGACAAGATGAAGGCAGCGGCCTTATCAGCAACCAAAGGGCTTAGTCGTGTTCAAGCCGAACGTGCAGCAGAAAACGCAGCACGAAACGTAAATGCATACGGGCAGAAAGAAGAAGGGCCGAGTAGATGGCAAGAAAAGAAAGAAGCAAAAACACAAATGTATCTTAATAGCACTGAAAAGCAACCGACTTTGAACCAAAAAAGATGTCAGAAGTGTCGCCAAACCGGGCACTGGACATACGAGTGTCAGAAACCAGCACCTGAAATCCCCAAACCGGAATCCGGCTTGCCAGTTTCACATGGTTTAGGTGGTGCATCCATCAAGAAAGACGAGAAAGCTGAAAAGAGTTTGAAGAAGAAGACGGAGAAACATAGTAAACATAAACACAGGAAGAGAAAACATAGGTCACGGTCAAGGTCAAGTTCAGAATCCTCTGATTCAGAATCAGATGATGATAGGCGCAGGAAGAGAAAAAGGCATAGCCGAAGGTCAAAAGGAAGTCGATAA